One genomic region from Sphingobacterium multivorum encodes:
- a CDS encoding Hsp20/alpha crystallin family protein encodes MNNLVRRNGNSNLGFSSIFDDFFGRELFNWGNNNYSSTSTTVPSVNIKETGDAYEVQVAAPGMDKNDFQIRLDGNLLTISSMKEDNRETKEDNFTRREFSYQSFQRSFELPKDVVDQDNINAKYENGLLMLTIPKKEDAKQKPPKMIAIS; translated from the coding sequence ATGAATAATCTAGTGAGGAGAAACGGAAACAGCAATTTAGGCTTTTCCAGCATCTTTGATGATTTTTTCGGTCGTGAACTTTTTAACTGGGGCAATAACAATTATTCATCCACCAGTACGACCGTACCTTCCGTAAATATTAAGGAAACTGGAGACGCCTATGAGGTGCAGGTTGCAGCACCTGGCATGGACAAAAATGATTTTCAGATCAGGCTCGATGGTAACCTGCTTACGATCTCATCCATGAAGGAAGATAACAGAGAAACTAAAGAAGATAACTTTACCAGACGGGAATTTAGTTATCAATCTTTTCAGCGAAGTTTCGAGCTTCCAAAAGATGTTGTGGATCAAGATAACATTAATGCAAAGTATGAAAACGGACTGCTCATGTTGACCATTCCTAAAAAAGAAGACGCAAAGCAGAAACCTCCTAAAATGATTGCGATATCATAA
- a CDS encoding alpha/beta hydrolase family protein: MNIPFSFVLLSLFLMIYHTPVKNVGERKIAYTDSIRGRPLSVQLWYPTEDSNVKDTERPFILPPTAKDAAFIQNKHPLIVLSHGTGGDRFSLSWLAIELAKNGYLVVAPDHWGNTLDNKIPENFVRYWDRPLDIRFLISSLLDDTRFNSYIDSNRIAGIGFSLGGYTTLALAGVKLDCDMLKKNASLAENRKQFVVPELGDLRELMQRISCERVPADLRDSRVKASIALSPALGLGLRKAKQTNTSPALIIGAAEDSIAPLKTNALQYNNVLKNSKYSVLQGKIGHYIFLNEGKLQLVKDEPTYYRDHNATDRKSIHRQLVAEILAFLSEHLK; encoded by the coding sequence ATGAATATCCCATTTAGTTTTGTTTTGTTGAGTCTATTTTTAATGATTTATCATACACCGGTCAAAAACGTTGGTGAACGTAAAATTGCGTATACTGATTCTATTCGAGGGCGTCCTTTAAGTGTGCAGCTCTGGTATCCGACAGAGGACAGCAATGTTAAGGATACAGAACGGCCATTTATTTTACCGCCTACAGCAAAAGACGCAGCATTTATACAAAATAAACATCCATTGATCGTGTTGTCTCATGGTACTGGAGGCGATCGATTTAGCTTATCTTGGCTGGCGATTGAATTGGCGAAAAACGGATATCTTGTTGTTGCTCCAGATCATTGGGGCAACACGCTCGATAATAAAATTCCTGAGAACTTTGTACGCTATTGGGATAGACCGCTAGATATTCGTTTCTTGATTTCATCATTACTTGACGATACACGGTTTAATAGCTATATAGACAGCAATAGGATTGCCGGCATAGGGTTTTCACTGGGGGGGTATACTACTTTGGCGCTTGCCGGGGTCAAACTGGATTGCGATATGCTCAAGAAAAACGCTTCGTTAGCCGAAAACCGAAAGCAATTTGTCGTTCCTGAGTTAGGTGACCTCCGGGAATTAATGCAAAGAATATCCTGCGAACGGGTGCCCGCAGATTTAAGAGATAGTCGCGTTAAAGCCAGTATAGCCTTGTCTCCAGCCCTTGGGCTTGGCCTTCGAAAAGCGAAGCAAACGAATACATCACCAGCTTTGATCATTGGCGCGGCAGAAGATTCGATAGCTCCTCTTAAAACGAACGCACTACAGTACAATAATGTCCTTAAAAATTCAAAATACAGTGTACTTCAAGGTAAAATAGGACATTACATTTTCTTGAATGAAGGGAAGCTTCAATTGGTTAAAGATGAGCCTACTTATTATCGCGACCATAATGCCACGGACAGAAAATCAATACATCGACAATTGGTAGCGGAAATACTCGCTTTTCTTTCGGAGCATTTAAAATAA
- a CDS encoding flavin reductase family protein, whose amino-acid sequence MIYNENAIAAFERRYRANFINSLGGFKSLVLIGTKNSDGSENLATLSSLFHLGADPALCGIILRPATMFSSTLDNILEQQYYTINHVSPVFVQQAHQCSAKYPKGVSEFEKVGLTPEYLEKIPVPFVRESKIKFACNFVQETAIELNGTTLVIGQIKTAFVPNRYLKDDGYIDIEEAGTITSSGLDSYHTTSRIERLPYAKP is encoded by the coding sequence ATGATTTATAATGAAAACGCGATTGCTGCATTTGAAAGAAGATACCGAGCTAATTTTATTAACTCGTTGGGTGGGTTTAAAAGCCTGGTACTGATCGGCACAAAAAATAGCGACGGAAGTGAAAATTTAGCGACCTTGAGTAGTTTATTCCACTTGGGCGCAGATCCTGCACTTTGTGGTATTATACTTAGGCCAGCCACAATGTTTAGCAGCACATTGGATAATATTCTGGAGCAGCAATATTATACGATTAATCATGTCTCCCCTGTTTTTGTACAACAGGCACATCAATGTAGCGCCAAATATCCAAAAGGAGTAAGCGAATTTGAAAAGGTCGGACTGACCCCTGAATACCTGGAAAAAATTCCTGTCCCTTTTGTCCGGGAAAGTAAAATAAAATTCGCCTGTAATTTTGTTCAAGAAACAGCAATTGAACTGAATGGTACGACATTGGTCATTGGTCAGATTAAAACAGCTTTCGTGCCGAATAGATATTTAAAAGACGATGGCTATATCGATATCGAAGAAGCCGGGACAATAACCTCTAGCGGTCTTGACAGCTATCATACCACAAGTCGAATTGAAAGGTTACCTTATGCAAAACCTTAA
- a CDS encoding Atu2307/SP_0267 family LLM class monooxygenase, which yields MEIGIDSFIATGAYNGGLSSAENMTAMETLLSKIAFADQAGLHVFGLGEHHRKEFLDESPAVVLAAAAARTRQIRLTSAVTVLSAADPVRVFQEYATLDIISKGRAEIVAGRGSFIDAFPLFGFNTQDYDVLFEEKIKLLLEIRDHETVTWKGRFRAELKQQAIYPRPVQEQLPVWIGVGGTPQSFIRAGILGLPLMVAVIGGETHRFRPLIDLYYEAGEKAGHPREKLKVGLHSLGFVADTTSKAKDLYFPGYQEMMGKIGKERGWSTPTREMFEAQAKPTGAYVIGNPEEVAEKILRHSEALGGISRFTFQMDNPGLSREDMFRAIELIGTKVIPLVNQS from the coding sequence ATGGAAATAGGAATAGATAGTTTTATAGCAACCGGAGCATATAATGGGGGATTGAGCTCAGCGGAAAATATGACAGCCATGGAAACGCTGTTGTCGAAGATAGCGTTTGCAGATCAGGCAGGATTGCATGTCTTCGGGCTCGGGGAACATCATAGAAAAGAATTTTTGGATGAATCACCGGCAGTCGTACTTGCGGCGGCGGCCGCCAGGACTCGGCAGATTCGTCTAACGAGCGCGGTCACTGTACTGAGTGCCGCAGATCCTGTAAGGGTATTTCAGGAATATGCAACATTGGATATCATTTCTAAAGGGCGGGCTGAAATTGTAGCTGGAAGAGGGTCGTTTATCGATGCTTTTCCATTATTTGGGTTCAACACGCAGGACTATGACGTACTTTTCGAGGAGAAAATCAAATTGCTTTTAGAAATACGTGATCACGAAACAGTAACCTGGAAGGGAAGATTCCGGGCAGAGCTGAAACAGCAGGCAATATATCCTAGGCCGGTGCAGGAGCAGCTTCCTGTCTGGATAGGAGTAGGAGGCACGCCACAATCATTTATTCGTGCCGGAATACTGGGGCTCCCATTAATGGTAGCCGTCATCGGGGGTGAAACCCATCGCTTTCGGCCTTTGATAGATTTATATTACGAAGCGGGAGAAAAGGCCGGACACCCTCGGGAGAAGCTTAAAGTAGGGCTACATTCACTCGGTTTTGTAGCAGATACAACTTCAAAGGCTAAAGATCTTTACTTTCCGGGATATCAGGAAATGATGGGTAAAATTGGAAAGGAGAGAGGCTGGTCGACACCCACACGGGAAATGTTTGAGGCCCAAGCCAAACCGACAGGTGCCTATGTTATTGGCAACCCCGAAGAAGTTGCAGAAAAGATATTGCGGCATAGTGAGGCTTTGGGTGGGATCTCAAGATTTACATTTCAGATGGATAACCCAGGACTGAGTAGGGAAGATATGTTTAGAGCCATTGAATTAATCGGAACAAAGGTAATTCCCCTGGTAAATCAATCCTAA
- a CDS encoding Crp/Fnr family transcriptional regulator has protein sequence MYDTLINYINSKVSRPLNLDEIGILKNNFVHRKIKKRQAFLKEGEISNHMGFLVKGAMKKYSIDAKGAEHIMSLYIEGWWVGDRESFAKITASAFNIEACVDTDLLVLTKKAAAEVFSLPIMNELTRRLDENYSYASQKRINAALSMTAEERYNMLIDSYPEFTQRFPQQLIASYLGITKETLSRIRSRAVKK, from the coding sequence ATGTACGATACTTTAATCAACTATATCAATTCGAAGGTTTCCAGGCCCCTAAACTTAGATGAAATTGGGATCCTAAAAAATAATTTTGTTCACCGTAAAATAAAAAAGCGTCAGGCATTTTTGAAAGAAGGTGAAATAAGTAATCACATGGGATTTCTTGTCAAAGGAGCTATGAAAAAATACAGTATAGATGCAAAAGGTGCCGAACACATCATGAGCCTTTATATTGAAGGCTGGTGGGTCGGTGATCGGGAAAGTTTTGCAAAAATCACAGCCTCCGCCTTCAATATTGAAGCTTGTGTAGACACTGATTTGCTTGTCTTGACGAAAAAAGCCGCAGCGGAGGTATTTTCCCTTCCAATCATGAATGAACTTACACGCCGATTGGATGAAAATTATTCTTATGCAAGCCAAAAAAGAATCAATGCTGCCCTAAGTATGACGGCTGAAGAACGTTATAATATGCTTATTGATAGCTATCCTGAATTTACACAGCGCTTTCCACAGCAATTGATTGCATCTTATCTAGGGATCACCAAAGAAACGCTGAGCAGAATCAGGTCCCGGGCAGTCAAAAAATAA
- a CDS encoding cyclase family protein: protein MQKRVKFDFEVYFTNGGNIKGEDFRLDIIGDDISDSALAEYIVQDMRLLMVGKVNILNKEILIEHHKRKPIDDGVAEKLLIDLSHTIEDGLITYKGLPAPHICDFLSREQSKQNYDGGTTFHIGKIEMVTNTGTYIDCPFHRFADGNDTAQTALKDFAQIDAVKIHIPFTDTLKITEHHLKNREIRNKAVLIQTGWDVHWNTELYYQDHPYLTQEAARYLRDCNVKLVGIDSHNIDDTAGRTRPVHTELLEAGILIVEHLCNLYKLPSEGFSFTAAPPKFKGVGTFPVRAFASIEKNI, encoded by the coding sequence ATGCAAAAAAGAGTAAAATTTGATTTCGAGGTATACTTTACAAATGGGGGCAATATCAAAGGTGAGGATTTCAGGCTGGATATAATCGGCGACGATATTAGCGATAGTGCCCTGGCAGAATATATCGTCCAAGATATGAGGCTACTTATGGTTGGTAAGGTGAATATTCTAAATAAGGAAATCCTGATTGAACATCACAAACGTAAACCAATTGATGATGGTGTTGCAGAAAAATTGTTAATTGACCTTAGTCACACAATCGAAGATGGTCTGATAACTTACAAAGGTCTGCCAGCACCACATATTTGCGATTTCCTGTCTAGAGAACAGTCAAAGCAAAATTATGACGGCGGTACTACCTTTCACATTGGAAAGATTGAGATGGTTACCAACACTGGAACGTATATTGATTGTCCTTTTCATAGATTTGCTGATGGCAACGATACGGCACAAACAGCATTGAAGGATTTTGCGCAGATTGATGCCGTAAAGATTCACATACCATTTACCGATACTTTGAAAATCACGGAACATCATCTTAAAAACAGAGAAATCAGAAATAAGGCAGTGCTAATACAGACTGGCTGGGATGTTCATTGGAATACAGAGCTATATTATCAGGATCATCCTTATCTTACTCAGGAGGCGGCAAGGTATCTTCGGGATTGTAACGTCAAACTTGTAGGTATTGATTCCCATAATATAGATGACACGGCTGGCAGAACAAGACCAGTTCATACAGAGCTACTGGAAGCAGGGATTTTGATTGTTGAACATCTCTGTAATTTATATAAATTACCATCTGAGGGTTTTTCCTTCACCGCCGCCCCACCAAAATTTAAAGGTGTCGGGACATTTCCGGTAAGAGCTTTTGCTTCGATTGAAAAAAATATTTAA
- a CDS encoding SDR family oxidoreductase: MRVLLTGVTGYIGKRLLPVLLEQGHEVTCCVRDKNRFDTSKILDHVQVIEVDFLEKESLKNIPPEIDIAYFLIHSMATQSGDFLQMEAQCATNFKNFIENTNAQQVIYLSGIINSDHLSKHLDSRRNVESILASGRVPITTLRAGIIVGSGSASFEIIRDLVEKLPIMITPKWLQTKCQPIAIRNVIEFMIGVIAKPHTFNKSYDIGGPNILSYKEMLLQYAAERKLRRQIYIIPLMTPRLSSYWLYFVTSTSYNLAKNLVDSMKVEVICKPNNLADELGIKLINYRTSIQLAFQKIESNTIVSSWKDAQTSKILSGGITSLLEVPSYGCFKDIRKAPLQNSEASMTKIWSIGGNSGWYYGNWLWKIRGFMDQLVGGVGMRRGRKNKSDLTAGDALDFWRVLIADRKTKRLLLYAEMKLPGEAWLEFKIEDNILIQTATFRPLGIAGRIYWYAVWPFHGFIFKGMINRIAKT; the protein is encoded by the coding sequence ATGAGAGTACTTTTAACCGGCGTAACGGGGTATATCGGAAAACGTCTTTTGCCTGTGTTGTTGGAACAGGGACATGAAGTTACTTGCTGTGTGAGAGATAAGAATCGTTTTGATACATCGAAAATATTAGACCATGTTCAAGTCATTGAAGTTGACTTTCTAGAGAAAGAAAGTCTAAAAAATATTCCACCTGAAATTGATATCGCTTATTTTCTGATCCATTCTATGGCTACCCAATCGGGTGATTTCCTGCAGATGGAAGCCCAATGCGCTACTAATTTCAAAAACTTTATTGAAAATACCAACGCACAACAGGTCATCTATCTAAGTGGAATAATTAATTCAGATCATTTGTCGAAACACCTCGACTCAAGACGAAACGTCGAAAGTATATTGGCCAGCGGACGGGTTCCAATCACCACCCTGCGAGCTGGTATCATCGTCGGCTCAGGAAGCGCATCGTTCGAGATCATACGGGATCTTGTAGAAAAACTTCCCATTATGATCACACCCAAATGGTTGCAAACAAAATGTCAACCGATCGCCATACGCAATGTGATCGAATTTATGATCGGTGTCATCGCTAAACCGCATACATTTAACAAAAGCTACGATATTGGCGGGCCAAACATCCTTAGCTATAAAGAAATGCTGCTGCAATATGCCGCTGAACGAAAACTTAGACGACAAATCTATATTATCCCGCTGATGACACCAAGGCTGTCCTCCTACTGGCTCTATTTTGTCACTTCTACTTCCTATAATCTGGCGAAAAACCTGGTTGACAGCATGAAAGTCGAAGTGATCTGTAAACCAAATAATCTAGCAGACGAACTCGGTATTAAGTTGATCAATTACCGCACATCCATACAATTAGCATTTCAAAAAATTGAAAGCAACACTATTGTGTCTAGCTGGAAAGACGCACAGACCAGTAAAATTTTATCCGGAGGAATTACCAGCCTACTGGAAGTACCCAGTTATGGTTGTTTTAAGGATATCCGCAAGGCGCCGCTTCAAAATAGTGAGGCATCAATGACCAAAATCTGGTCCATTGGCGGAAATTCTGGCTGGTATTATGGCAATTGGCTCTGGAAAATCCGTGGATTCATGGATCAATTGGTCGGCGGTGTGGGCATGCGGCGGGGGCGAAAAAACAAAAGTGATCTAACAGCGGGTGATGCACTTGATTTTTGGCGCGTACTAATCGCAGATAGGAAGACGAAAAGATTACTGCTTTATGCGGAGATGAAACTCCCGGGTGAAGCTTGGCTAGAATTTAAAATTGAGGATAATATCCTAATACAGACGGCGACCTTTAGGCCCTTAGGTATCGCTGGAAGGATCTATTGGTATGCCGTGTGGCCTTTTCACGGCTTCATATTTAAGGGAATGATTAATCGGATTGCTAAAACTTAA
- a CDS encoding helix-turn-helix domain-containing protein, which produces MEYKKVKPYKELESYIHFYWELKGNEYEKGWERVFPDGCAGILLNLGNKCLTDNGCFLMDSGKTYVVGAMTAFKDSLIDNDTHLIGLCLKPATFANFYRYASQNELTNNTVELEKSIAFCVDKVHEDSFNYFDRFYSERLKTKTNQLHTVINDIHLSKGRISVFDLAKRNCTTVRQLERNFKKLIGLSPKEYSNIIRFQHALSLIRNSKQSRSFMDIAFECGYYDHSHLSLEIRRNTGLLPSSL; this is translated from the coding sequence ATGGAATACAAGAAAGTGAAACCTTATAAAGAATTAGAATCCTATATTCATTTTTATTGGGAACTGAAAGGAAACGAATATGAAAAAGGGTGGGAGCGTGTTTTTCCCGATGGTTGTGCTGGGATCCTATTGAATTTAGGGAATAAATGTTTGACTGATAATGGTTGTTTTTTGATGGATTCTGGGAAAACCTATGTAGTAGGTGCTATGACTGCTTTCAAAGACAGCCTTATTGATAACGATACGCATCTCATTGGCCTTTGCTTAAAGCCTGCGACTTTTGCTAATTTTTACCGTTATGCTTCTCAAAATGAATTAACAAACAATACCGTCGAACTTGAAAAGTCCATCGCCTTTTGTGTTGATAAAGTGCATGAAGATTCATTCAATTATTTCGATCGTTTTTATTCCGAAAGGCTAAAAACCAAAACAAATCAGTTACACACTGTGATTAACGATATACATTTATCCAAGGGAAGAATTAGCGTTTTTGATCTGGCAAAAAGAAATTGCACAACGGTGAGACAGCTGGAACGCAATTTCAAAAAGCTTATCGGACTATCACCAAAAGAATATTCAAACATTATCCGTTTTCAGCATGCATTGTCCTTAATCAGAAATTCGAAACAAAGCCGCAGTTTTATGGATATCGCTTTTGAATGTGGCTACTACGATCATTCACATCTCAGTCTTGAAATCAGACGAAATACAGGACTTCTACCTTCGTCACTTTAA